A window of the Plasmodium vinckei vinckei genome assembly, chromosome: PVVCY_08 genome harbors these coding sequences:
- a CDS encoding RNA-binding protein musashi, putative — protein sequence MEEENTNVNNNNTNDANQCDNASNLNMSQDNNDNIIEDQDLSDKKIKDEESEVEQLRRLIAPLSKEQLIDILATAASLHEDIRDKCNEAVTSSPSTRRLMVRNIPFSTKDEQFLKYFEIFGEIEDGIIVREKEGRSKGYGFVTFKYIESVQKCLKSNHTLDNKDLQVRLVADPFTDHYQNKLFVRNLSQKTNVTTLRNIFEKYGKLEECVIIHDNEGKSKGYGFLTFSSPKEAFKVMQQPERIIDNRVVFLHFAVSQNYKKYQNNQAYIKKNQNYNYYQKNNGNNRNNNFNRRAPVYYRENESPNTFNYPVSFVPNVYSNIPHGYQFNYPGNLDSFNAFYNNPRY from the coding sequence ATGGAAGAAGAAAACACTAATGtcaataataacaataccAATGATGCTAACCAATGTGATAATGCatcaaatttaaatatgtcaCAAGATaacaatgataatattatagaAGATCAAGATCTAAGTgataagaaaataaaagatgaaGAATCTGAGGTTGAACAACTTAGACGTTTAATAGCTCCTTTATCTAAAGAACAATTAATTGATATACTTGCAACTGCTGCATCATTACATGAAGATATACGTGATAAATGTAACGAGGCTGTTACTTCTTCTCCATCGACTAGAAGACTCATGGTTCGTAATATTCCATTTAGTACAAAAGATGagcaatttttaaaatattttgaaatatttggAGAAATAGAAGATGGTATTATTGTTAGAGAAAAAGAAGGCCGATCTAAGGGATATGGATTTGTTACATTTAAGTATATCGAATCAGTACAGAAATGTTTAAAAAGTAATCATACATTAGATAACAAAGATTTACAAGTAAGATTAGTAGCTGATCCATTTACAGAtcattatcaaaataaattatttgtaaGAAATCTATCCCAAAAAACCAATGTAACTACTTTAAGAaacatttttgaaaaatatggaaaactCGAAGAATGTGTTATAATACATGATAATGAAGGAAAATCAAAGGGTTATGGGTTCTTAACATTTTCTTCCCCTAAAGAAGCTTTTAAAGTTATGCAACAACCAGAAAGAATTATTGATAATAGAGTTGTTTTCTTACATTTTGCCGTTTCAcagaattataaaaaatatcaaaacaatcaagcatatataaaaaaaaaccaaaattataattattatcaaaagaataatggaaataatcgtaacaacaattttaatagaAGAGCACCAGTATATTATAGAGAAAATGAATCACCTAACACTTTTAATTATCCCGTTTCTTTTGTTCCAAATGTATACTCTAATATACCACATGGCTATCAATTTAACTATCCCGGTAATTTAGACTCCTTTAATGCATTTTACAATAACCCaagatattaa